In Fibrobacter sp., a single genomic region encodes these proteins:
- a CDS encoding TatD family hydrolase yields the protein MEDFHIHLTRLPMAKELAGDLLETGTGFNAIACEPWEWIRTLKLRDELEYGGGKAEVTAGKVRYTFGIHPMIASSTEEKDLRLLEAILRGGGNFQVGECGLDKRFEGYEPGGVQERILMRQAELAFQLKRSIQIHCVGDYHRIISILRNAGFDNSKDSPTVVFHRFGGDISVVKAAQKLNVLYSIHKDSFRKKSTLSALAEIPDELVRIETDADESFWQ from the coding sequence ATGGAAGACTTTCACATCCATTTGACCCGATTGCCTATGGCAAAAGAGCTTGCTGGGGACCTGCTGGAGACCGGAACCGGCTTCAACGCAATCGCCTGCGAGCCCTGGGAATGGATCAGGACGTTGAAACTAAGGGACGAACTGGAATACGGTGGCGGCAAAGCCGAGGTAACCGCCGGAAAGGTGCGTTATACATTCGGAATCCACCCCATGATTGCAAGCTCCACGGAAGAGAAGGACCTGCGGCTGCTTGAAGCCATTCTTCGAGGGGGCGGAAACTTCCAGGTAGGAGAATGCGGACTGGACAAGCGGTTTGAAGGATACGAACCCGGCGGCGTCCAGGAACGAATCCTTATGCGGCAGGCGGAGCTTGCATTCCAACTGAAACGAAGCATCCAAATTCATTGTGTGGGAGACTACCACCGGATTATCAGTATCCTGAGAAATGCCGGGTTTGATAACAGCAAGGATTCCCCCACCGTTGTATTCCATCGCTTTGGCGGAGATATTTCCGTGGTAAAGGCCGCACAGAAACTGAACGTTCTCTATTCCATACACAAGGACAGCTTCCGCAAGAAATCGACCTTAAGCGCCCTTGCAGAAATCCCCGATGAACTTGTCCGCATCGAGACCGATGCCGACGAATCATTCTGGCAATAA